TCAAAGCCCTCCTCCTTGGCCAAAAGGGCGGTGTAAAGGTGGATCTCTTCTCCTTCGCTTACGGAATCCACCGTCCTTTGGGGGACGAACACCTTAAGCCCCAGGCCGCCCAGGGCCACCACAAGCTGCCCCTCGCCCTTTTCCGCCACTCGCCCGTGCAGGAACTCCACCATACCTCAGCGGCGGGAAACAACGCTTGGGAGGTGGAAACTAGGCCTTTGCCAAAGGATTTGGCCGGTTTCCCGGGCCTCCCAGGCCAGCTTCTGCCCCGTGGCGATCTCCAAAAGGGGATAGGGGAAAACGTCCACCGGAAAGGGAAAGCGCTCGAGAAGATATTCCACAACAGGACCCAAGGATTTTCTCCACCAAGCTGACGGCATCCCTGGCCTTCTTTTCGGTGTAAAACTCCACGGGCGCTCCTTGAGCCAAACCATTGGGGTAACGGGTGGGGATGTATAAACCATTACGGCGAGATCATAAGCGGGGGCTCGGATCGGGCAAGCTCGGAAAGCTCGGAAAAGGCCCGTTCCACTTTTTCCTTCTCCCCGCAAAGGAGGAGCACCACCGCGCCAGCGCCCGGCCCAACCCCGCCGCTTCCAACGTGTTCGGCATGAACCCCATAAAGCCAGTGGATGGCCTCCACCTCGGTGACCACGGTCCCCACCAGCGGAAAAAGGCCCACTTTGAGCCCGCTCGCCAACCTGAGCCTCCTGATGCCTAGCTTTTTGGCGAGTTCCGTCACCGAACCGTGGATGGATTTGGCTCGGGAAATAGGGATTACGATCTCCACCCCTTTGGCGATGCATGCGGCGAAA
This region of Methanomassiliicoccales archaeon genomic DNA includes:
- the ruvA gene encoding Holliday junction branch migration protein RuvA (plays an essential role in ATP-dependent branch migration of the Holliday junction), producing MVEFLHGRVAEKGEGQLVVALGGLGLKVFVPQRTVDSVSEGEEIHLYTALLAKEEGF